The following are encoded together in the Neofelis nebulosa isolate mNeoNeb1 chromosome 9, mNeoNeb1.pri, whole genome shotgun sequence genome:
- the LOC131484740 gene encoding uncharacterized protein LOC131484740 isoform X3: MESFLSEDIGSMIQNKAIERIISPMTVQLCHLIILMEKKDLENEAFACLEKMAEELAQASEDFVQVAKRLAGDSEEEWLWEEMRPTAESLVLSGRNIVLVAQKLHLQPGCQSHQEELVTTAQQILVDTTKVLLLEDAAMARKIVRAAGWCLTCLDALEDADDAASLRGPFADLAASLLRLGRLTAHGPGERLDHAGRLLRGCVPALLEAARGHLQRPCDPQLAASQRHTLAQTRKTLGELLAQLEPSAAAPAASAQTGALTWRLRRLRELLSAPGHERMRGGPLDALLAAIVWHCMRLAACSAPPERLRLVARCGQLLELRSAGRLGRIDRHPGEGRAFGSLEPGQKCAELQAATEALYQGVRSGLLHQILDTFTDTQSPLQRLVQAALATRPVSSPCDGQALPKNLQLFLAAFRDQAKQMLRVAHLVLVCCPRQQTGKDMEVTMAGLWGLVVRVQQLFSQSPQGSGLDWSPAALQALLQAWTRASEGLLACFDDVLNIPEFLSVSIQEMTKHLDFFRWALRKGDSRDFPQLVAYLQGRATHIVQVMSRYVDQDRDPIFRNGLRVLIQQLEQSSLFLSAAAECCLGGHSAQGTEVFLTMAKHLICSAQSIQEGLDGTNHPDILSPLRDQVQRFDTAKEQPYFILPSLQDTTTPALEHQGEPGLGESNSGISYPLRNNLSHPLIPDMHLQSGDPPLPAVSKFIVAVESQSHQAVTTASTNLQEQNAAVDAAQEALAGEGPLGSEGMPGLQEIPTLTPSIVDLGTEIEPCTTARTGGLPEVALQLSGRPRETGQGLVARAGDWYPLCQQLFCHNAAGDLLGNMAVFMELQQNLASMVQLAAKSEPVDWGKKDPDSAGHPEALLQMQGRLEEVETHAKQLLDKVLVFDSLQAPMSWDESFEDGCLRWSVAVQDLLQCMERLSRRQGLFLLPLRRAVKDQQGLQEELAQAAAVSQRLLEAARLSGLLCGDVQIKCEVSFLCREIHVLTDALLDVAQILASSPKPSPSLSTRFELLCLELSFQAKALTGHLSIINADYEHVFQDAFYPRLSVCKEPQARPESSLERMVSGIQAAQGIVAGSQESGPCQEGLLRALESIFVLTQEVAQRVPVLQEHSEEWRMHTLDWLQWEWAAKAHHAMAQLQAWKGGHTKAWALLAQCLKPIDETAVMKPRDEQASAQPQLHCEEGASGAVAVGSVDSQGAAPKDTPGNSGGACTVDPDVTGTIAADLDTEQPHSPAPGSTGPLAWLGPEPDQLLPEDGGVEGGSRIIQITREMATEVLLMAQSLRRRGPVLTKDQLITSARKIATSGQNFARLIRIIAKNCIDQRCSQELLCVVDQIQTMSSQLRIISRA, translated from the exons GTCCTGCTCCTAGAAGACGCGGCGATGGCGAGGAAGATAGTGCGGGCGGCGGGTTGGTGCCTGACCTGCCTGGACGCGCTGGAGGACGCGGACGACGCGGCCTCGCTGCGCGGCCCCTTCGCGGACCTGGCCGCCTCGCTGCTACGCCTGGGCCGCCTGACTGCGCACGGGCCCGGGGAGCGCCTGGACCACGCCGGCCGCCTGCTGCGGGGCTGTGTCCCCGCGCTGCTCGAGGCCGCCCGCGGCCACCTGCAGCGCCCTTGTGACCCGCAGCTGGCCGCTTCCCAGCGCCACACTCTGGCCCAGACCAGGAAGACCCTAGGCGAGCTGCTAGCGCAGCTGGAGCCCAGCGCCGCGGCCCCAGCGGCCAGCGCCCAGACCGGCGCGCTCACCTGGCGCCTGCGGCGGCTGCGCGAGCTTCTGTCGGCGCCCGGGCACGAGCGCATGCGCGGCGGCCCTCTAGACGCCCTGTTGGCGGCCATAGTGTGGCACTGCATGCGTCTGGCCGCCTGCTCCGCACCGCCAGAGAGGCTGCGCCTGGTGGCCCGCTGCGGCCAGCTGCTGGAGCTGCGGAGCGCCGGGCGCCTGGGTCGGATCGACAGGCATCCGGGAGAAGGCCGGGCCTTCGGGAGCCTGGAACCCGGGCAGAAGTGTGCGGAGCTGCAGGCCGCCACTGAGGCTCTGTACCAAGGAGTCCGCTCTGGGCTGCTGCACCAGATCCTGGACACGTTCACTGACACGCAAAGCCCTCTTCAACGACTGGTCCAGGCCGCCTTGGCCACTCGCCCAGTCAGCTCCCCGTGTGATGGCCAGGCCTTGCCAAAGAATCTCCAgcttttccttgctgctttccgTGACCAGGCCAAGCAGATGCTCAGAGTGGCTCACTTGGTCTTGGTTTGCTGCCCTCGACAACAAACTGGCAAAGACATGGAGGTCACCATGGCAGGCCTTTGGGGGCTTGTGGTCAGAGTGCAGCAACTTTTCTCACAAAGTCCCCAAGGATCTGGTCTGGACTGGAGCCCAGCTGCCTTGCAGGCCCTGCTTCAGGCATGGACCAGGGCATCTGAAGGCCTGTTGGCATGTTTTGATGATGTTCTCAATATTCCTGAGTTCCTGAGTGTGTCCATTCAAGAAATGACCAAGCACTTGGACTTCTTTAGATGGGCTTTGAGAAAGGGAGATTCCAGAGACTTTCCCCAACTTGTGGCATATTTACAGGGTCGGGCCACTCACATAGTGCAGGTGATGAGCAGGTATGTGGACCAAGATCGAGATCCCATTTTCCGGAATGGCCTGAGAGTCTTGATCCAGCAGCTGGAGCAGTCTTCCCTGTTCCTGAGTGCAGCTGCTGAGTGCTGTTTGGGTGGGCATAGTGCTCAGGGCACAGAGGTATTTTTAACCATGGCAAAACATCTGATTTGTTCAGCCCAGAGCATCCAAGAAGGGCTGGATGGGACTAACCACCCAGATATCCTCAGCCCGCTTCGGGACCAAGTCCAAAGGTTTGACACTGCTAAGGAACAACCTTATTTTATtctccccagcctccaggacaCCACAACTCCTGCACTGGAACACCAGGGAGAACCTGGGTTGGGGGAAAGCAATTCAGGCATCTCCTATCCACTGAGGAACAATCTTTCCCACCCTTTGATTCCTGACATGCATCTACAGAGTGGGGACCCTCCACTACCAGCCGTCAGCAAATTCATCGTTGCTGTAGAGAGCCAGAGCCACCAGGCAGTGACCACAGCTAGCACCAACCTGCAGGAACAAAACGCTGCTGTGGATGCAGCTCAAGAGGCCTTGGCTGGGGAGGGACCGCTGGGGTCAGAGGGGATGCCTGGACTCCAAGAAATCCCAACACTAACACCTTCTATTGTTGACCTAGGAACAGAGATAGAACCTTGCACGACTGCTAGAACCGGTGGGCTTCCGGAAGTGGCTCTCCAGCTGTCTGGGAGACCCAGGGAAACCGGGCAGGGCTTGGTAGCCAGGGCTGGTGACTGGTACCCTCTGTGTCAACAGCTCTTTTGTCACAACGCAGCAGGTGATCTTCTAGGGAACATGGCAGTGTTCATGGAGCTGCAGCAGAATTTGGCCTCAATGGTTCAACTAGCAGCCAAAAGTGAGCCTGTGGATTGGGGTAAGAAGGACCCTGACTCAGCTGGGCATCCAGAAGCACTTTTACAAATGCAAGGCAGATTGGAGGAGGTGGAGACCCATGCTAAACAGCTGTTGGACAAGGTTCTGGTTTTCGATAGCCTCCAAGCCCCTATGTCATGGGATGAGAGCTTTGAGGATGGGTGCCTTCGATGGTCAGTGGCTGTCCAAGACCTGCTCCAGTGCATGGAGAGACTCAGCAGGAGACAAGGCCTGTTCTTACTGCCCCTGCGGCGGGCCGTGAAGGACCAGCAGGGACTGCAGGAAGAGTTGGCCCAGGCAGCAGCTGTTTCTCAGAGGCTACTAGAGGCTGCCAGGCTGTCTGGCCTCCTGTGTGGGGACGTGCAGATAAAATGTGAGGTCTCATTTTTGTGCAGGGAAATCCATGTGCTCACAGATGCTCTGCTGGATGTGGCACAGATCCTGGCCTCCTCCCCCAAACCATCTCCCAGTCTGTCCACACGCTTTGAACTCCTCTGCTTGGAGCTCTCCTTTCAAGCCAAGGCCCTCACTGGCCACCTCAGCATCATCAACGCAGACTATGAACATGTCTTCCAAGATGCCTTCTATCCAAGGCTCTCTGTCTGTAAAGAACCTCAGGCCAGGCCAGAAAGCTCTCTGGAAAGAATGGTGTCTGGTATCCAAGCTGCACAGGGAATTGTGGCAGGAAGTCAAGAGTCTGGGCCCTGCCAGGAGGGCCTTCTTAGGGCTCTGGAGAGCATTTTTGTCCTCACCCAGGAGGTGGCCCAGAGGGTCCCAGTGCTCCAAGAACACTCAGAGGAGTGGAGAATGCACACCCTGGACTGGCTTCAGTGGGAGTGGGCAGCCAAAGCCCATCATGCCATGGCCCAGCTCCAGGCCTGGAAAGGTGGTCACACCAAGGCCTGGGCACTCTTGGCCCAGTGCCTGAAGCCCATTGATGAGACGGCAGTGATGAAGCCCAGGGATGAACAggcctctgcccagccccagctccaCTGTGAGGAGGGTGCCTCAGGAGCTGTTGCAGTGGGCAGTGTGGATTCTCAGGGTGCTGCCCCAAAAGACACCCCAGGGAACTCAGGGGGGGCCTGCACTGTGGACCCAGACGTCACTGGGACAATTGCAGCAGACCTGGACACG GAGCAGCCGCACAGCCCAGCACCTGGCTCCACAGGCCCACTGGCCTGGCTGGGCCCTGAGCCGGACCAGCTGCTCCCGGAGGATGGCGGCGTGGAAGGGGGGAGCAGGATCATCCAGATTACCCGCGAGATGGCTACAGAGGTGctcctgatggctcagagtctgaggAGGAGAGGACCCGTCTTG ACCAAAGATCAGCTCATTACCTCTGCTAGGAAAATCGCGACTTCTGGACAAAACTTCGCCAGGCTTATCCGCATCATCGCCAAGAACTGCATAGATCAAAGATGTTCCCAGGAGCTTTTGTGTGTGGTAGACCAGATTCAAACAATGAGCAGCCAGCTCCGCATCATCTCCAG